A segment of the Malaclemys terrapin pileata isolate rMalTer1 chromosome 1, rMalTer1.hap1, whole genome shotgun sequence genome:
agtttacctatctgtatAATGAGTATATGATCATAGTCACTTTCCTTTGCTAGGTGTTTTGAAGACACTTCAAGGAAAGGTTCTGCACAGTATGATGATAGTTACTGATGAGAATTATTGATTTATGATATCTTAGTGACAGCCCTGTGTGTCTCCAGAAAATGCTCATGGCTCCCCTCAGTCACCTTTCTCCAGATCTGTCTGTCTACTATCCAACCAGCCATCCTGGCCATTTACAGGGTATAGAGATCTATACATTATCCCGCATTTTCTTCCTAATcaactataattttaaaatataaacaaatatatggagcagccaattcctctcccACTCAGCACAGAGCCTGAatgttctcatctccctttgggaaggtccattaattactgtttactcctaaaCCTGGATAAAGAGCACAGAAGCATATAAATGTAAACAGAGACATTGGCTAGAGTATCTCCAGTCTCCAGCCTGTTTACATCCAGATGCCATTTCTCCCCTAGAGGCTGAGTGAAGCCCACTGGGATTTCAAAGGGCTATATTATAAACAGTTCATACTACAGTGTTGGCTCTCGGcgtgggatgctgctgcagatgctgaCATAAGAAAGGTGTGAGACACGGATACCTGAGagggattcccagggaagacacTTCTGTCTCAGGATTCACAGGTACCCATCCCTTGCTGGGGAGCTCACCTACTCAACAAACCTAGGGCAACATGGGTGGATGTGATAGAGAGAAAGTCTATTGTCCTGTTCGCACTGCACAGCCATTAAATATCCCAAGGTTCTTGCCACAGGGGATGTGTTTCATCCAGTATGATTTGTCAAAATGTCATTCTTTTTTGTGAAACCCCACTTGCAACAGCTGATTGCCCTCGGCCCCGAGGCAGCTATATTTCAGTGACACaggggatccttcaggatgaaaggtgttagTAGATGTACAATACAAAGCCAAATTATTTCGCTGTGGCCCATAATTTGCTCAGTCCCTGCTAAGGCAAAAATTCCCCTTggagtaagaactgagtaaagaGCTTAGGAGCCAGATGTGTGTTAATACACAGAGACTGTCACTTCCTCCtctggcatttcagggctctggctgttaacataagaacatagcaGGGGATGAATAGCTCattgttttgagcattggcctgctaaacccagggttgtgaattcaattattgaaggggccatttagggatctggggcaaaaaaaattgttggggattggtcttgctttaagcagggggttggacttgatgacctcctgaggtcccttccaaccttgattttCTATGGTAAgaacatattgggtcagaccacaggtccatctagaccagtatcctgtctttcaacagtgatcagttccaggtgccccagagagaatgaacaaaacaggtaatcatcaagtgatccattcccactttctggcaaacagaggctagggacaccatccctgcccatcctggctaatagccattgatggacctatcctccataaatttatgtagttcttttttgaatcctgttatagtcttggacttcacaaaatcctgtggcaaggagttccgcaggttgattgtgcattgtgtgaagaagaagaaatatttccttttatttgttttaaacttgttgcctactaatttaatttggtgacccctagttcttgtgttatgagacatagtaaacaacactttcttATCGACTTTCTCTACAACaattgtgattttatagaccttaatcatatctcctcttagccgtctcttttccaaggtgaaaagtcccagtcttattaatctctcctcacacagaAGCCTTTCCATATCTCCAATAATttatgttgcccttttctgaacctttttccaatttcaatatatcttttttgagatggggcaacaacatctgtacacagtattcaagatgtgggcgtaccatggatttatatagaggcaatatgatattttctgttctattatctatccctttcttaattattcccagcattctgttcgcttttttgactgccgtagcacattgagcggatgttttcagggaacgatccacaatgactccaagatctcttccctcatggtaacagctaatttagaccccatcatttaatACAccgctacccctatataacgtgaccctatataacacgaattcagatataacgtggtaaagcagtgctccaggggggcggagcGGGCTgagcactccagtggatcaaagcaagttcgatataacgcagtttcacttataacgcggtaagattttttggctcccgaggacagcattatattgaggtagaggtgtatgtatatttgggattctgctttccaatgtgcattacgttGCAttaatcaacattaaatttcttctgccatttggttgcccagtcatccagttttgcgAGTATGCCTCCCAGGCCCTCCTACGGACACCAGTCCCCTCCCAgaagaacccaggcatcctggctccctgcccttcccacggaccccacttccctcccagcagAAACCAGACattctggctcccatcccctccatgCTGCAAacccccaggccccactcccccccaacaGAATCCAGGCATGGTCtcacggggggagggaaggctgctATCTGACTTTAATCTCCTGGAAAGCATggagagatgtagctatatcaACCTAACCCCCGTGTGGACAGAATGAGGTTAATGGACAAATTCTTCCACTAACCTTGCTATCGCatttcagggaggtggattacctatgctgatgggagaacccctgccGTCGGTGTAAGTAGTGTCTACAACTGAAACGTTATGGCAATGCCACTGCAGcaattcaagtgtagacaagtcctcaagCAGATCTCCCAGAAGagcatccagtctggatctgTGGACATGGggagctggagaatccaccacttctcttcacagtttgtcccaatggttaatcaccctcagtgcTAAACCTTTGGCCCTTATTTCCaacttgaatttgtctggcttcagcttttaGCCGTTgggtcttgctctgcctttctccgCTAGATTACAGAGCCTGTTATTACTATTTAAGATAAATAGAtgaagctccttaagtctctcactCTCCAGCATTTTCTGCACCTTCAAATCATTTATGTGGCTCTTTCCTacaccttttccaatttttcaacatccttttataCATATGAACCCCGGTCTGGACAGTCAGTTTTCACCAATGCCATGTGCCGAGGTAAAATCCTTCCACTGCTCCAACTCACCAACCCCGTTTATGCATCTGTAATAAATGAAGCTGGGAGGTGGTAGCTTcattttatggacacccagccggccagttagctataaagtccctcttggtggcttttctctgctttctttacctgtaaagggttaacaaagttccCGAGGATAAAGAAAAGGAGTGGCCACCTGATCAAAAGAGCCAATGGCAGGgcttgaactttttaaaatggggggggggaacttcCTTTGTTTGTATGTTGTTTCTCTCCATGAAAGAGGGGAACAAAGGGCAGCAGGAATTCTGTGTAAGGCTTGAAGCAGGTataaaaattcatcttccataccgaGAAGAAATGATTGGACAGGGAATGTTTAAatagacgcgattaggtttattttattttttttattttggcttgtggatctcctcagtcatagaatcatatagtcatagaatatcagggttggaagggacctcaggaggtgatcctagccccagatgcttttgtttgcttgtaacccttaagCTAAatccccaagaaagctattttgggtgcttactttttgtaattgtttcttttaaatcctAGCAAAAGCCTAGGTTCCAgatgcattttttttccattttgtttttaacaacagGACTGGATATTtcgtgtcctaagaggtttgtgtatGTTGTTGGATTAGCAGGtagcacagctaatttcctttgttttctttcttagctcttccccggaattcccaagtgttgcttcctgggtccaaggttttgtgtttttttgttgttggggtttttttttttgcatttgggtggtggcatcATTtgccaagccaaggtcagagaaaagttgtaaccttgggagtttaatacaagcctacAATGGCCAGTATTAatgtttagaatccttgcaggcccccaccttctgcactcaaagtgacagagtggggatttagCCTTGAcagcatccaaggatcgcatcagcccttttggccacagcctgAAACTGGGAGCTCCACTGTGACTCTTAAATCCTTTTCCGGGTCATTGTGTTCCATAATACAGTGCCCTAGTCTGAGGGCCGGGCCCGCATTCCCTGTTTTGAGACGCTAACTTTGCATGTGACTGTATTAGAACAttttgtttgcatgggcacagCTCACCAAATGCTCCCAACCACTTGGtatgcctgccctggcctcctCTTTGTAACCACTACACCAATCTTTGGGTCATCCACAATTTTATATGCAGTGATTTTCTATttgcttccagatcattgattaaaatattgaatagcatcaggcctagaactgatccctgcagaacccccacTAGAAATGCCTCCATTCACTGACAGTGGCCCATTGAAGCTGCtttctgagatctgtcagttagccagtttttagcCCATTTAATATGTGCTCCACTGATATTGTGTTCATTATTTTCCCCTACAAAATCAAATGCCTTAGAGAAATCAAAGTCTATTGCATCTGCATGGTTCCCTTGATCAGCCAAAAGCCTACTCTTATTAAGGAATGAAATGAGATTTATGTCACAAGACCGGTTTTCCATCCATTGTGTTGTTGacagcattaattatattccaaaCTTTTTTTGAACTAATCaaatatcagcttttccattatttccttaccctgtcaaatctttttttttcaacattacctttattttttataatttatgtTTAACAGAgaactgttttctttctttctttctttctttctttctttctttctttctttctttctgcagtctctgctgcctgattgtggaCTTCTGGTTCACAGTGAGATGTGTGATTGATTAGTCAGTTTACAATTCTGGTGTTCAACTCTTGATGCTAATGGACCAGAAAGTATTTCATCTCCTAATGTAAGCGTCTTTCCTAATGCAGAACAAAACTATTTCTTGAACACATCTACCTTTTCTCCAACATAAACAAGTTTCCTTTCTTCCTGTAGGAATCATCCTAAACATTTTCTAGGATTTCTTTCATTCATAATATACTTAATGACCTCCTTTTTCTGATATTTAGCTCCGCCAATAATTGATATTTCCATGATATTTTTATCCCTCATTAATTTCCATAACTTCCAATCTGTATTATttcctattttcccttttcccctttTGTTATATAGTACTCCTCCTGCCCGATTTATGCCTTCTATCTAATAAATtcttcttaaagaactcccaattttcattcacatttttctgtctaaattttcCCTCCTAATCAATTTTGCTGATAATTTGCCTCAGCTTGCTGGAGTTAACCCTTTTGAAGCACAAAGTGTCTCATAAACCCCTTATATATCAGCTGTATCCTTTATGGACACTGGGTGACCAAAACTGATCGCATGTCCAGAGCAGGtgattctccatcccattccttatgtaTCCCAAGATTGTTTTTGTCTTGGCCCACATTGCAAATGAGCAGGTGTTTCCATGGAACTGCTCTAAATGACACTCTGGTCTTTTCCCTGAGGTCTATTCTAGTTGGGATGTTTTCACCAGCACATGTCTTGGCAAAGGTTTGCTTTTGGTCTACACTCAGACTTTGAGCCACCAGGTGAGTGTGCAACTCCCTACAGCATGCACCTTCTAGCCTGGCTCTAATTGCATTAAGGAACAATAATGCATAACCAGTATCCACACTAATATTTTTCCGGCTGGTGCCTATTAATATTTCCCACATCACGACATTATTGACATATGGAGTAATATAAAATATGGAATTAGCATTAATAGGGTCATTTGTTCATAATACATTTCtctgaataataaaaatgttatttttcagtgtgtgaagagcAACCAATCTGCCTCAACCATGAGAACACACTCCAGTAGTGCACGTAGTTTCTCATATTAACATTATCTCTCCATCTAGGCATTTGTATTGTGACCATCTCCCTTGACTTTGGGCACATACAGGAATTCAGTGAAACATAGGGTACATGCGGAGACACAGTTCTGCCTCAGAGTTCAACACTTTCTACTTTACaccatgtcagattccaacacaactgacttcaccaacccctccatcttcatcctgctgggcattcctggcctggaggcagcccacgtctggatctccatccccttctgcatcATGTACGCCATAGCCATCCTGGGTAACTTCACTATCCTGTTCATTGTGAAGATGGAGAAGAGCCTCCatgggcccatgtactatttcctctgcatgctggccgtcACCGACTTGGTCATATCTACGTCCATcctgcccaaaatgctgagcatcttctggttcaattccagggagataaatttcagtgcctgcctcacccagttGTATGTCTTTCACTGCTTCTCAgggatggagtctgggatctttgtggccatggcttttgatcgctatgtggccatctgtgATCCCCTGAGACATGCAACCACTCTGACAAACCCGGTGGTGGCTAACATTGGCCTGGCCTTAGTGCTGCGCGGCGGCATATTCGTATTGCCCTATCCCCTCTTGTTGAGgcagtggccatattgcagaaccaacgtCATCCCTCAGCCGTACTGCGCCCACATGGCCAtggtgaagctggcctgcgcCGACATCCGTGTCAGTAGTTACTACGGACTCTTTGTTCAGTTCTGTGTGATGGGTCTGGATGTGATTTTTATTGTCATGTCCTatatccagatcctcagggtcatcttcagcctccccacaaaggacgCCCGGCTCAAGGCTTTTGGGACTTGCACCTCACACCTCTGTTCCATCTTAGTCTTTTACATCCCAAGTCTCTTCTTCTCTCTCACTTACCGATTTCACCAGAATGTTCCCCTGCATTTCCACGTTCTCATTACCAATGTATACATCTTGATGCCCCCCAcgctaaaccccatcatctatggcGTGAGGACCAAACAAatccgggacaggctgctccGGCTCTTTACTCATAAAGGCACCTAAAGTTTTCTCCTGATCCCCTGATTCTCTGACCGAGTCCGTAAAGAGCTATCTGATGACATGGTGCTTGGCCTCTTCTCTGAATTACTGACTGGGCAGTCAGAGAGACATTAAACCCTTTCCTGTCCTTACTGTGCATTGTCAGGTGGGGAATCGGTCTGGGTACAACTCATTAAGTCATAGGGTTTCCACCTTTCTAATTTCTGGTAACTGGTCCCCTGAGGGTCCTGTGCCCTCTCTTACTATTCCCTCAAGGCTCTGCCTCCTACCCCACCTATTCCCCCAAGTCCTGCTCCCTCCTATGTTTCCCTTCACTCACTGGATCAGCTCTGCCTCCGTCCCTCCCaactgggctccctctgctccggcGCTAGGATGGGATCTGCTATAGCCTGACAAGGAGCTTGTAGTGAGAGCTGTGATGACCAAGATCTGGGGCCCACAGGCCACTcaggagcagagagggaagcCAGGAAGCCACACAGAAGTAGCTGAGGCTTGGGAGCAGAGTTGTGAGACAGGCAGGTAAGGCTGTGCATCATACAGCTTGTGAGCCCTAAAGCTCAACTACAAATTCCTGAGGGCAGAGACCTTTGTCTGGCTtctttcttcagcttcagctcccTGTTGTTCCTCACTTTTGGGGCCCTGTAGTAGGCAGGGTGCCTACACTGGGTGTGGGCTGGGAACTATCTGAACGCTGGTGCACAAATGAGTCTGTAAAACACATTGCTCTAAATAACCAAACCAGTGCATACTGCCTGATTCCATACCACGTGGTTAAGTTGGTTTGGACAATAGCCCATTTCTCTGTGGACATTCAATGAACTTATAATATAAACAAACTTAACTGGACTAAGGCCATAACAGAAGCCACCTGGATAAACTGTGACTTTTTAACACAGTTGCTAAGGCAGCTACAGGTCAGCCAATGCCAAATGCAGGTTTTCAAAGCCCAAGCCCTCCAAGGAATGAATGTAGCCTGTGCCCTTCAAACAGGCCTAATTAACTCTCACTCGCTTCTCAGTCAAATTACCTATGTCGTAgggatattatttgtattaattgtATTATTAGTCGTATTCAAGGAATGTTTAAAGTTATGTGCTGCCCTAGCCTCTCCCCGTAAGCCATACTTGTAAATTCTGTGGCCTACCCATTCCAATGACCTGCCTTTCCTATCTCCCTGTAGTATGACTAGTGGACCAACGTATCGAGCTAACTGTAGCCAGAGTCTCCAGGCCGAGTGGCCCACTGGCTACTGTATGAGAAAGAGGTGTGCCTGGGCCCTTCTTTGAAGAGAGTAGGGGAGTGTTGGGGAATGTAAGGGTTAAGTAAAGACCTGGGTAACCGTTACCATGGTAATAGGGGAGTATGGCACAGGTGAGCAATATCCCTTGCTTGATAGATAAAGTTTGCTAcactcccctccctttttttttgctcGTTAAGAATAGATAAGTGTTGCAGCTGCATAAGAAATGTAGTTGTCTAAAGAATATCTTTTGTGTGAAGTAGTGGTatccctcctctcccttcttttTCCCAGCTACATAAATGTGTTCAGGGTCATGGCTCCTTCCCCCTGCTGTAAATTGCTGATTAAAAGAAGTTGTGGTTACAATTGTTGTAAAGAAACATGTGTTTAAGTTAAAAGCACCTGTGCAATATTCTTAATGCTGTAAACAGTAAACAGGGGCAGGTATTATTATATGCATGATATGGCTATTACTATTCATTATATGGGCATTCATATTACTGAACGGTTTGGGGGTGTTGTAGCAAATGTGTGTATTTACTCTCTTTTATCTAAATTAATATGTAATGTGATTAACCTGGTACTCACTCGACAACTGGGTCAAGGGGAACAAGAACTGCAATAAAGGAGTCCGTTTACTCAATCCGCCTCTGggtcctccagttccttctttccatctctaacattatcattgtatgtgaagttacaTAGCAAAACTttatatgtgttactgaaagaCGTTGTGAAGTTGGAAACACCGACAGCTAGTCTTTTTGACACAATAATGAAGAGGCTAGACTGTGCTagtggcccatcagcaaagacaatggactcaATGTTTCAGCCAGAATCTGAATTATGGTTGCTATGACTGAGTACGGAATGTAAGGTCATGTGACCAGACCAtatgacactgaactccattttggtatcTGTATTTCTcaacaaactgggctgggaacttagcttggaacaaagggttcccaccatataaAAGACTATAAAAGATGGGGAGTGCCATCATCACttgtcttcactccccacacaagagaacatCTGGAAATACAAGAGGAACAAAGATtaaactgggggaagtgctggtcctaGGCTGAAGGGATTTCTAGGCTGTTTATGAAAGCTTGGTGAACtacttgtatcatcagtcagggtgagagatGGGATTTGAATTAGCAATATATCTAGTAAATGAGGCTTAGTTAGCTGTTTTGGTTATTGGCTATATAATatgctttgatttgtttgctatcacttataatcacttaaagtcaatttttctttaattaatacACTTGCTTTATGTTTTATCCTAACCTGACTtttgagtgaagtgtctgggaaaatctcagcttagGAAAGAAAAGCTGTTGCATAGCTTCCCTACATCATGGTACTGGGGGGAAGTAAACTATATTAATGAACTTGCACAGTACcaatctctgtgcagtgcaagatagTGTAATTCTGGGTTTCTACTGCAgcaggggtgcaaggctggggagctgggaagttGGCTGTTGCTCCACTGTAAATCCTAACTTTCTACTGGCACATGGGACTATTGCTAAGatatcatggatcagtaatttacAGCAGTAACTATCATCGTAGTCTGTAGCACATTTCATTGAAGGATCTTTAAAACACTTAGCAAAGGAAAGTCACTATGAGCATATCCCCAGTAACTGAGCACATGACAAAAGGGTAATGGACTCAGGGCCTAGCAGGGCCTGTATGTTGGGTTGTTGTGACAAACTTCCCCAGGGTGTAACCTGGTACATGGGTTCTGCTGAGCTCTCTGGGcccccctctcacactgtgaggcTCTGAGAAGCTGCAATCCTTTCCAGGTCATGTACTTACACAGCCATACACAAAGAGGGACAGAGACAGCTCAGTTACATGAATTCTTTCATTAGCCAATCATGAACCAAAAATTGAGAGATTCTACTCAATTCTCCCCAGCTCTCCATACCAGgacccagagctgtaccatcttgccctgatTGGAAGCATGAATTTTCTTACACAGGAGTCTGCCCCTCCCTCGGTGTGaagaggacaatgcaccagcccTTTTTCCTGAGCAGATTTTCCTTTTACATGTCTAACACACTGGTTTAGGTTAAAAAAACTAgtcacagctccccagcctgggaccacagAGCTGTCTCATCTTTCCCTGGACAGAAGCCTGACCGGTGTATGTTTATTGCCCAGTGCATCCCCCCCCTCAATATGGAGAAGACAATGCAACAGCCCCTGTTCCTGAGCAGACTTACCTTTACACTTCAAATAACACACTGTCATAAGTAAAACATATAAAACAGATATATTaagtacagaaagatagatttcaagtgattataagtaatagcctACAGCTCAAAGTTGGTTactaagaaataaacagaatcacattataaattCTATacactagacaggatttgaatcaagccatGTCTCACCCTGATGGTACAAACAATTCACCAATATTTCATACACAGACTACTAACCCCTACAGCATGGAACCACATCAGTCCTTGTTctaaggtgtttccaggtgtaGAGTTGTTGGGGGAGTGAAGCCAAATGAGGATTTTTCTTCCACATCTCATACTTCTGCTTTGTGGAGGGAACTTCATTTTCCCAAGCAAAAGTCCCCAGCAGAGTTATTAGAAAATTAAAGCCACAAAATGGTGTCCAGTGTCAAAGGACATGGTCACAGATCATATCTTTAGGTACAAAAATGataatcagcaaatcataacttttccattgatatcttacatgacatacttcATTTAAATAACACCATAATAATATCACCATGGTAAATAGAGGGGcgccagggtgttgctttggggcaCACAGTGTCACCCTCCCTTAATTTAGTGTAGGAGTGTTAATCTCTGACTAAGATGGAGGCAGTGTGCCCAAAGCTCTCTTTTGTTTTTGACCATACAATTCCCAAGTGTTGTGAACACTGTGGTGTTACCCACAGGTGTTCTTGCAAAGTTCTGTTTGCCTTTGAACACTTTGTACCTCAGCCCAGTGATCTCTAGTCAGCAAGTGTGCCTTCTCTGGATCACTAGAAAATTTCTCTTTGCATCTGTGCAGCATTGTTAAACATTGTGCTTTTCCACCTGGTGATAACTCAATACAGATATTCATCAATGCCATGAGCTAGTGTGCATCAGTTTCTCCTTTCACACAACAGACCAGGTTTATTATGGTTTCCCTTCTGTGACCAGATTTGACCCTGTTTACAGGTGTTAGCTGAGAAGCAGTATCCCCATAGGGCTTCTTATTTGCTACTCCTAGCATGTCCAAAGCTTTTCTGCCAAATCATGCATGTTACACCTTTTCATAGTGTTTACCATCAGTACCAAATTTTCTGTTATAAGGTTTACCATTAGCAACAAATGTTGCATAATGAGATGTAACAACACCATCAAATGTTTTATCATAGGTAGACATATccaagtatttttattatacCAGGCCTTCTGCTTGGACAGGTTGGATTGTTCAATAGCCACCGTGTCTTCTAACTCCTCTTTGAAACATAACATGTGGACTTTGCAAGTTGACCAGCCCTCTATGGAGCTAGTTCCCAACCCCAGGGTTATGTCCATGGAAAAAATCCAAGCATCCCTGTGAAGTTGAACTCCATATGATTAtctgaaaatatgctaatgagtgtgaatataatgtaactggaatatgcttcatgcaaaaggtttcttgtaaggtatcattacaaagctttttttttctcttacttaattggcctctcagagttggtaagacaactcccacctgtttatgctctctgtatgtgtgtatatatatctcctcaatatatgcttctacgcggagctgcatgccattctagggggtgcagccaccactaccccaaccgtgtgctatgactccgtcaatggagaaacacacagggaagacggttcggggaacgaggaagatgaggatggaggtactgtaggtagctcacagcagcaaggaagcggagaaaccggtttccccaacagccaggatatgtttgtcaccctggacctggaaccagtaacccccgaactcacccaagaccctcagggcacacaggagacctctggtgagtgtacctttgtaaatatttgtaaatattacacatggtttaaaagcaagcgtgtttaaggATTAATTTGCcttggcaatcgcggccagtacatctactggaaaagtctgttaacgtgtatttggatggagcggaaatcctccagggacatctccagaaagctctccttcatgtactcccaaagcctttgcaaaaggtttctggggagggctgccttatcccgtccgccatggtaggacaccgccaggccagtagcacgtagtctggaatcattgcataacaaagcatggcagcgtatggtcccggtgtttgctggcatgcagacaatatccattccttatctct
Coding sequences within it:
- the LOC128833738 gene encoding olfactory receptor 52M1-like; the protein is MSDSNTTDFTNPSIFILLGIPGLEAAHVWISIPFCIMYAIAILGNFTILFIVKMEKSLHGPMYYFLCMLAVTDLVISTSILPKMLSIFWFNSREINFSACLTQLYVFHCFSGMESGIFVAMAFDRYVAICDPLRHATTLTNPVVANIGLALVLRGGIFVLPYPLLLRQWPYCRTNVIPQPYCAHMAMVKLACADIRVSSYYGLFVQFCVMGLDVIFIVMSYIQILRVIFSLPTKDARLKAFGTCTSHLCSILVFYIPSLFFSLTYRFHQNVPLHFHVLITNVYILMPPTLNPIIYGVRTKQIRDRLLRLFTHKGT